The Chitiniphilus purpureus sequence CCGATCTGGAGGAGCTGGGCTTCATCGCCAGCCCGCACACCTCCGCCGGCCGCATCCCGACCGCGCGCGGTTATCGCTTCTTCGTCGACAGCTATCTCTCGGTCAGCCCGTTGGAGCGGCTCAGCCCCGAGGACATCCTGGGCAAGCATCCCGCCGGCATTGCGGCGGACAACCCGCAACGCGCGGTGGCCGCCGCCTCGCAACTGCTGTCCCAGCTCACCAACTTCGCCGGGATCGTGCTCTCGCCCAAGCGCCAGGAAGTGCGCCTCAGACAGGTGGAGTTCCTCAAGCTGTCCGACAAGCGCGTGCTGCTGATCCTTGTGACCACCGACGGCGACGTGCAGAACCGCATCCTGCACACGCAGACCGACTACGAGCCGAACCAGCTGCTCGAGGCCGCCAATTTCATCAATGCGCATTGTGCCGGCAAGACGCTGGGCTCGCTGCGGCGCACGCTCGAAGCCGAGATCCACCAGCTGCGCGGCGAACTCGTGACGCTCCTGAGCGCGGCCGTGCAACAGACGCCGCAGGACGATGCCGACAGTGTGCTGATCTACGGTGAACACCATCTGCTGGCCAGCCACGAGCTGGCCGCCAACATGGAACGGCTCAAACAGCTGTTCGAGCTGTTCGAGCGCAAGGCCGCGCTGCTGCAGCTGCTTGAAAGCGGCTGCGCCGCCCAGGGGGTGCAGATCTTCATCGGCGGCGAATCGGGGCTGGCCCCGCTGGACGAATGCTCAGTCATCACCGCGCCCTATCATGTGGACGGCCAGGTGGTCGGTACGCTCGGCGTGATCGGCCCCACCCGTATGGCCTACGAACGGGTCATTCCCATCGTCGACGTCACTGCCCGCCTGCTCTCCAACGCGCTCTCGCTGTCGTGAGCGCGGCATTCCTGAAACCTGCGGCCCTGCCGCCCCGATCGGAACTTCGCATGCCTCTGTTGCGCCCGCTCCTGCTTTGCCTTGCCCTTGCCGCCACCACCCCTGCCCGCGCGGACGACGCACTGCTCCAGCGCGAGGAGGTTGGCCGCTACCTGGACACCGTCGCCGCCGAGCACGGGTTCGAACGCGAAGCATTGGCCGCGCTGTTCCAGCGCGTGACGCCGCAACCGGCCATCCTGGAGGTGTTCGACCGTCCCAGCACGAGCCGGCCGTGGCATCAGTTCCGCGAGAGCTTCCTGACGTCGGCACGCGTGGTGGGCGGAGCACGCTTCATGCGTCGCCATGCCGAGATCCTGCAGGCGGTGCAACAGCGCTACGGCGTGCCGCCGGCCATCATTGCCGCCATCATCGGCGTGGAGACCCAGTACGGGCGGATGACCGGCAACTACCGGGTGTTGGATGTATTGACCACCATGGCCTTCGATTACCCGCGCCGTGCCGAATTCTTTACGCAGGAGCTGACCCAGTTCCTGTTGCTGGCGCGTGAGGAACAGAGCGATCCGCTCACCTTCATGGGTTCGTATGCCGGCGCGATGGGCTGGCCGCAATTCATGCCGTCGAGCTTTCGCCGCTACGCGGTGGACTGGAACGGCGACCAGCATCGCGATATCTGGGGCACGCCCGAAGACGTGATTGCCAGTGTGGCGCACTATCTGGAACAGCATGGCTGGCAGCGCCATGGTGAGCAGCCGTATCAGCCGGTGAACGTGACTCCGGAAAACACCCTTGCCGACGTGCTCAGCAAACCGTTCGACCTGTCGCACAGCGTGGCCGAGCTGATGCAGCGCGGCGCGGTGCCGCTACATGAGCTGGATGCCTCCCAGCCGGCAGTACTGTTCACGTTGGAAACCGAGCCGGGGGTGGAGCGCCACTACCTGGGCACCACCAACTTCTACGTCATCACACGCTACAACCGCAGCAAGCACTATGCGATGGCCGTGTTCGAGCTGGCGGCGGCCATCGAGCGCGCCCATGCTGAAGAAGCAGACCTGCAAATCCCCGCCACGCCCCCGAAGGCACGCGCGCGCAAGCGCTGAGCCGGCACGCCGGCCGCCGTACCCAAGCGCCAGCCGCAACGCGAGGCCCACGCGCGCCGACCAGGTCTTTCCGCCATGCCCCAGTGCCAGGGGGCCGGGTTAGAATCCGTGGCATGACCGTTCCCGATCCCATCCTGATCGATGTACCCACCCGGCTTGCCTGCGCGCGGCTGCAGCTGCGCTGCCCGCAGCCGGGCGATGGCGCCGCGGTCCACGCCGCCGTGCTGGCCTCATTGTCCGATCTGCGGGCCTGGCCTGCCGCGCTGCCATGGGCGCGACAGGCACCCTCGGTCACGGTCAGCGAGCGTTGGTGCCGTCTGGCCCAGGCCGAATTCATCCTGCGCCAGCAGCTGTCCTGGCTGATCCTGAGCGCTGACGGAGCCACCGTGTTGGGTGCCTGTGGGCTGCATCAGCCGGATTGGGATCACGGTACCGCCAGTCTGGGCTATTGGGTGCACCGGGCGCACCAAAGGCGTGGCTACGCAAGCGAAGCGGTAGGCCGGGTATGCGAGCTGGCCTTCGATACCTTGGGCATGCAACGGCTGAGCATCTGCTGCGATGTGCAGAACCTGGCCAGCGCGCGGGTGGCCGAGCGGGCCGGCTTCATCCATGAAGCCCGGCTGCGGCATAGCCATCGCGATCCTGGCGGTCTGGCACACGATACCTTGCTGTACGCCAGGATAGCGCCGTGAACCGCATCGTCCCAGCCCGCCTGGCATTGTCGGCGCAGGGCGTGCCGTACTCCGAGGCATTTGACGATATCTATCATTCCGCTGAAGGCGGGTTGGGCCAGGCGCGCCAGGTGTTCCTCGCCGGCAATGATCTGCCGCAGGCATGGCGCGGGCGCACACTGTTCACCATCATCGAGACCGGCTTCGGCCAGGGGCTCAATTTCCTTGCGACCTGGCAGGCGTGGCGCGCCGACCCGGCACGCAGCACCCGCCTGCATTTCGTATCGGTCGAACTGCATCCGTTCAGCCGCGACGACCTGGCGCTGCTGCACGCCCGTTACCCCGAGCTGGCGCCGCTCGCGACCGAACTGCGCGCCCAATGGCCTGCGCTGACGCAAGGCATGCACCGGCTATGGTTGGACGACGGACGGGTGGTCCTGACGCTGGGCTTCGGTGATGCGGCACACCTGCTGCCGCAAATCGAGGCCCGGGTGGATGCGATCTATCTGGATGGTTTTGCCCCGGCCAAGAACCCCGGGCTGTGGCAGGTACCGCTGTTCAAGGCGCTGTGGCGGCTTTCGCATGCTGATACCACGCTGGCGAGCTATACGGTTGCCGGCGCGGTGCGTCGCGGGCTGACCGAGGCCGGATTTGCAGTCGACAAGGTTGCAGGCTTCGGTGGCAAGCGGCAGATGCTGCGCGGCGGCACGGCACGCAGCCTGCGCCACGCAGCATCCGGTCCCGGCGAGCGCAGCGCCCTGGTCATCGGTGCCGGGCTTGCCGGCAGCGGCGTGGCCGAGCGCCTCGCGGCGCGTGGCTGGCAGGTCACGGTATTCGACGGCGCCGTGGCGCCGGCCAGTGGCGCCTCGGGCAACCATGCGGGTCTGATGCACCCTTCCTACTCGCGCGACGACAACCTGCTGGCGCGACTGACCCGTGCCGGCTGCGCCGCCACACGACATCAGCTGGCTGCGCTGGCCGCCCACGGCCTGGTGGTACCGCACCGGCACGGCGGCATCCTGCAGTTGGCCAAGCACGCCGGCCAGGCCGAGGCGATGGCGCAGATCGCCAGCGCGGGCAACTGGCCGCAACTGGCGTTTCTCGATCCTGGCGATCCGGCGGCACTGCCTGGCAGCAGCCGCTGGGGTGGCTGGTGGTTCGCCGATGGCGCCACCATCAGCCCTTCCGCATTGTGCCGCGCCAACCTTGTCCGTCACCCGGAACTTGTCACCGTGCGCACGACCGCCATGGTCGCAAGCCTCGCCGCCACCGCACAGGGCTGGGAAGCCCGCGATGCGGATGGGGCCATCCTTGGCTGCGCCGCCGTCGCGATCCTGGCCAACGCCACTGCCGCACGCCTGCTGACCCAGGCGGAAGGCCTGCCGCTGGCGGATGCGCCACGCGTGGCCACCGTGGTTGCCGACGATCCCGCCTTGCCGGTGCACGCGCTGGCCGGCGATGCCTATCTCACCGCGGCATTGGACGGCTGGCGCGTGGCGGGCGCGGCGCCGCTGGCAAATGGCCTGGCGCAGGCGCAGGCCGACAATCTTGCCAGCCTCGCTGCGATATTGCCGCACGCTGCACCGCTTGAAGCACACGTATGCCAAAGCCGCGCCTGCGCCCGCCCCGGTGCCCCGGACCGCTTGCCGCTGATTGGCCAGCTCCCACTGCCCCGGCAGGACGGCGCCTGCCATCAATTGCGCCAGATCGCGCGGCAGCCCGGCTTGTACGGCGTGCTGGCGTTCGGCTCCCGTGGACTGTCGTGGACCATGCTGGCCGGCGAACTGCTCGCCAGCCAGCTTGAAGGCGAACCCCTGCCCTTGGCGCGTGCCCTGGTCGAAGCCGTCGACCCGGCGCGCTTCATGCTGCGCTCGCTGCGCAGTGGGCATGCCTGAGCGATCGGCCCGGCTTAACACAGCGCCGTCGCCAACCTGTGGGCCGCTCGGGCCTGCCCGGCCTGGGGCGGCGAGCCCCCTTCCCGTTTGAAGCAGGCCGTACGGCAATGCGCACCGTTTTCCGAGGGCGACCTGCAGGGAAAGTGGCAGCACGGGAACGGTCGCGTCTGGTGCGGTCCCCACGGCAATCGATCGCCTGTCCCCGTCCCACAGCCGGCATGGCGGCACGCGATTGCGGCCCTATTGTTGGCCAATTGCAGGCTGTCCGCAGCCCCCATGTCTTCCTTTCTCGCTGCGTGAGTTTCTCTCTTTCTTTCCAATTACAGAAAAGCCGTTAATTGGGCAAAAATTATTTTTGCTCGAAAAGAAAGACTGGATTTCCCATCTGAAATAATCCCGCATCTGAAACAGAAAGCCATTTTCAATCAATCTGAAAACTTGAACCTATAATTTGCCGTTCATCAATTTTTGATGATTTCGCGGGCAAAAGGGTATTCCCAAAGCAGCCTCAGACCTCTACGCTTCACATCAATAAGTAAACGCTAATATTCTGACAAGTAGACAGGGAGAAGGTTTGCAGCGTATGTAAACCGGGCCTTGGCAAACAGCAGAGCGCCCAGCAACACCGTACGCCGCAATTGTTTTATTGAAATAACGAGGCTTGAATTAAATGAAAACGCTGAAAACCAATCATCTCTTCCTTGCTGCCGCTTTGTTTGCCGCGGCAATCTCGTCCACTGTGCATGGCGCGATGGATTACAGCCGTTACAACAACATCTCCAACTATGATTTTGAACAAGGTGCCGGCGCCACGCCGGGACTGGCAGCAGCCTGGAAAGCCGATAAGACCCATGGCAACGCCACTTACCAGCTGACCACTTCGAATACATATCTGCGCACCACCGCGCAATTGGTTTCCTTTTCCGCACTGCCTGCCTGGGGTGTATCGCGGATTTATCAGGAAGTCGCCGTGCAGCCGGGCAAGGAGTACTACGCCAGCAGCTTTGTGAAGGTGACTGCACTGAGCAACGCCCGGGTCGAGATGCGTATCGAGTTTCTCAATGCCGCCGGGACTGTCGTCGAAACCCGTTCGACCGACTGGTACCAGGCACAGACCCTGACCAAGCCGACGGCGGATTGGGTCAACCTGAAGCTGTCGGGCACAGCGGCCGCCACTGCCGTCAAGGCGCGTATGGCGTTCCGCGCCAGCAGCAGCGCAGCCAATGCCAGCGGTACCTTCATCGTGGATGCGGTGACCCTCAGCCAGACGCAGATCCTGCTGAGCAAGCTGAATATCTCGCCGACCCACGAGTTCGATAGCGAACAAACCAACCCGGGCGGGCTGACCCCCAGCACCACCGTGGTGCGCACGCCGGGCAAGTCGATGATGGTGCAATTGCGCAATACCGATCCGCTGGTCTATTCAGGCAAGCGTGCCGAACTGGTCAAGAACAACGTCGGCGCCAACCGCAAGTCCTATTGGTACGGCTTCAGCGTCCAGGTTCCAACCGACTGGGTGAATGACAGCTCGATGGATGGCATCGTGCAATGGCACGTCACTTCGGATCCGGGTGAGATCAGCCGCTCGCCCAGCCTGGCGCTGATGGTGCAGGGCGACAAGTGGATGATCCTGAAGCGCTGGGATGACAAGGCAATCTCCACCAGCAACGATGTAAAAACAATGCATCAGGAAGTGATCTACCAAGCCCCGATCAACAAGGGCCGCTGGGAAGACTGGGTGTTCGAAGTGAAGTGGGACTATCTGCCGCAGGCCGCAGGCGGCGTGGGTTACACCCGAGTGTGGCGCAATGGCCAGCTGGTGGTGTCGCTGGATGCGCCGAACAGCTACAACGACCAGAACCAGAAGTACTTCAAGATCGGCCTGTACAAGTGGGACTGGAACAACGGTGTAGCCACCCAGACCAACTACCGCAAGCTGTATATCGATGATGTGCGTATCACCCAGGGCAATGGTGTCTACGCCGACGTGGCGCCCTGATCACAAACCACGGTTTTCAGCGAAAAATAAGACTGGCGGCGCGTTGAGCGCCGCTTTTTTTATTACCGCACAGTTGTCGTGCGCTTTGGGCAGTACAGCACCAGGACACTTGGCACTGCAATCCGCCTGTTCGGGACTGGCTGGAACTGCCGCGGCAGCGGCGCGACGCTTAAGCTCTGATCTGGGTGGCCGCTCTGGCCGCCCGTTCCGGGAGCCGCCGATGAAAACCACCTTGTTGCAGTGTGAAGGGCTGATCGCATTGGAATGCGCCGCAGGCAGCGAGCTGATCTGTATCAGCGGCCTGCTGTGGGTCACCCAGGACCAAAGCGACCTGATCGTCCATCCCGGCGAGCGTTGCCGGCTGCACGGCGGCGGCAAGACACTGATCCAGGCAATGCGCACCAGCCATTTCGAGATTGTCACTGCGCAACGCTGGTGGCAGCGGATGGCGACAGCCATCGTGGGACCAGCGGCGGCAAGCAAGCCGGCAACGACCGCGACAGCACCGCGCACCCTGCCTGCCGCCGTGTGCTGTCAGGCGACGACCACCGTCGGCAGCTGAAGCGGCACACGTTGCGGCTGCAACGCAACGCGCCAGACCAGCAACGCCTGCCTGCAGCACCCCGCTCCCCAGGCGTGCACTGCACCGGGCACGGCAGCCCAAAATGGCGGCCCTGGCAACAGGCGGGCGCCGACAGTCGCAGACACGGCGCTGACCCGGCCTGCCGGCCCCGACCCTGCACCCGCATCCTCAAGCCGGAGCGGGCCGGCCGCCGTGGCGTGCGGCATCAACCGGCACGTGCCAAGCGCTGCTGCACCAACTCGCCCAGCCTGCGGATCGCCGCCTCGTGGCGGGTGGTCCAGGTCTCGATGCAACAGATGCGCATGCAGTTGCGATAGCTGCGGCTGGGACTGAAGAGCTCCCCCGGCGTGAAGTTGATGCCTTCGGCCATCGAATCGCGCAGCACTTCGCGCGTATCGATCTGCGCCGGCAGCTCCACCCACAGCACGTAACCGCCCACCGGTACGTTGAGACGGGTTTCCGCAGGAAAATAGCGGCGGATCGCATCGACCGCACCGCTCACCTGCTCGGCCACCGCGCGCCGCAAACGGCGCAAGTGGTGATCGTATCCCCCGTTTTCCAGGAAACGGGCGATGGTCTGCTGCAGCACAAGCGGTGTGGAGTAGGTGTTGATGAACTTGAGCCGCTCGATCTCGCGCTGCCAGCGGCCGGCCACCACCCAGCCGATCCGCATCCCCGGGGCCAGCATCTTGGTGAACGACGAGCACAGCATCACGTTGCCGCCGCCCTCTTCCACCGGCCGGTCGAACGCCTTGGCAGGCCGTGGGCGTTCACCACGGTGGAAGAACTCGCCGTAAAGATCATCCTCGATGATCGGAATGCCGCGGCCGGCCAACAACTCCACCAAACGCCGCTTGTTTTCGTCCGGCATCAGGCAACCCAGTGGATTGGAGAAGTTGGGCAGCAGCAGACACGCCTTGACCCGGTCATCGCGCGTCGCAAGCTCAAGCGCCTCGACCGACATGCCGGTCTGCGGATGGGTCGGAATCTCCAGTGCCTTCAACTGGAAGCTCTCCAGCATCTGCAGCAGGCCGAAATAGGCCGGCGATTCGATGGCCACCACGTCACCCGGCTTGGTCACCGCCCGCAGGCACAGGTTGATCGCCTCCAGGCAGCCATGCGTGATCAATACCTGATCCGCCTCGAACTGCCCGCCCCAGGCGAGCGCGCGGCGCGCGATATGCCGACGCAACTCCATATCGCCCACCGGCTTGCCATAGTCGGCAAGCAACCTGGGCTGATGCCGGGTCACCTGCGACAGCAGGCGCTGCAGTTGCTGGGTGGGATACAGATCGGGATTGAGGATCGCCAGGCCGAAATCGACCCGGATCGGCTTGAGTTCACTGGCCTGATAGGGCCAGAGCACCGGTGGCGTGACCACCTCGGACGGCTCGCGCGGCGGCTGGGTCAGGCCCGGTACATTCAGGACGTGCGCACAGGCAACATAGAAACCGCTCTGCGGCCGGGCCTCGATCAGACCGCGGTCTTCCAGCGCGCGATACGCTTCCATCACTGTGGACAGGCTCACGCGCCGTTGCGCCGACAATTTACGGATCGAGGGCAGCTTCTCGCCCGGCTGCAGCACCCCGCTGACGATGGCCTGCGCCAGCTCCTCGGCCAACTGATGATAAAGCGTATCGGCTTTGCGGTGTCCCGCAGGGAAACGGACATCGTTCATCGGGGCCTCGGGCTGCAGCACAGTGCATCAAGGCCCCACTATAACGCACGGCTCCCGCCCCACAACAGTTTCAGTTTGTTCAAGGAAATGGCGATCAGAGCAGTACAGTTTGCCCAGCTTGGCCTCTTGCCGACCCATTGATGTTTGACGGTGGTATCGGCATCAGCCGGCGTAGACACGCCATGGTCACCGTGGCAGGCGCGCGGCCTGGCACCGTCGAAGACCCGGTGAAGCGGTCCTGCAAGCAGCGTGAAACGTCCTCGCCGACGAGGAATCGGATCTTCGTGGGGCGCCGACAGCTACGGGTGGTAAGGCAAGCGCGGCGCGGTCAGGCAGATTGTGACCGCTGTCGGTGGAAATGGGTGGTGCGTCCAGCACCGGCTGCAGTGCCGAACAGGTTCACCCGGGGTGCTGTGTGCCATGGGTGTGGCCTGCACTGCGGCGAGGGCTACGTACGAGGGACCGCCTTTTTGGCATTGGCACACCTGTGGCACAGCCATGGACAAAGGCCGGCCAAGCTCAGCGGGAAAGCGGCGCCGATGCGGTCACGGCAGCGGCGGGGGCCGGTCTTGGAGCCAGAGGCTTGCTGCGATCCAGGATCTGGAAGAACACCTCGTCCTTGCGGATCATGCCCAGCTCGTTGCGGGCCCGCTCTTCGATGGCATCGGTGCCGGTCTTCAAGTCCAGCACTTCGGCAGCCAGCGCCGCATTGCGCTCGCGCAGGCTTTCGTTGTCGGCACGCTTGTCGGCCAGCTCCTGGTCGAGCTGCCATACGCGCAGCCAACTGCCCTTGCCGACCCACAAGGGCCATTGCAACAGCATGATCATCAGCGCGAGGACGATGGCGAGGATACGCATAAGGGATGGCGGATAAAAGAAACCGGAGCCCTCAGGCTCCGGTTTGCGATGTTACTACACGGTGGCCGGAACAGCGATGGCGTTGTGCCGGCACGTCGATCAGCGCTTGATCTGGTAGAAGGCGTTGATGCCCGGGTACACGGCTGCCTCGCCCAGTTCCTCCTCGATACGCAGGATCTGGTTGTACTTGGCGATGCGATCCGAGCGGCTCAGCGAGCCGGTCTTGATCTGCATGCAGTTGGTTGCAACGGCCAAATCGGCGATGGTGGCATCTTCAGTCTCGCCCGAGCGATGGCTCATCACCGAGGTATAGCGGTTGCGCTTGGCCAGATCGACAGCGGCCAGGGTTTCGGTCAGCGAACCGATCTGGTTGACCTTGATCAGAATCGAGTTGCAGATGCCCTGGTCGATGCCTTCAGCCAGGATCTTGGCGTTGGTGACGAACAGATCGTCGCCCACCAGCTGCACGCGGCCGCCGATGCGGTCGGTCAGCACCTTCCAGCCCGCCCAGTCGCGCTCGCCCATGCCATCCTCGATCGAGATGATCGGGTACTTGTTCACCAGGCCTTCCAGGTAGTCGACCATTTCGTTCGACGTGAAGGTACGGCCGCCGCCCTTCTTGAAGGTGTAGGTGCCATTGTCCTTGTTGAAGTATTCGGACGCGGCGCAATCGAGGGCGATGAAGAAGTCGGAACCGGCCTTGTAGCCCGCCTTCTCGATCGCGGCCAGGATCAGCTCGATGGCCTCTTCCGGACCGGCCACGTCGGGCGCGAAGCCGCCTTCGTCGCCGACCTGGGTCGGCAGGTGCTTGTCGTGCAGGATCTTCTTCAGGTTGTGGAACACTTCGGCGCCGTAGCGCAATGCTTCACGGAAGGTCGGCGCGCCGGCCGGCACGATCATGATTTCCTGGAAGTCCAGGCTGTTGGAGGCGTGCTCGCCGCCGTTGATCACGTTCATCATCGGCACCGGCAGGCTCATCGGG is a genomic window containing:
- the hrcA gene encoding heat-inducible transcriptional repressor HrcA, translated to MLNERAQILLRTLVERYIAEGQPVGSKALSHYSGLDVSAATIRNVMADLEELGFIASPHTSAGRIPTARGYRFFVDSYLSVSPLERLSPEDILGKHPAGIAADNPQRAVAAASQLLSQLTNFAGIVLSPKRQEVRLRQVEFLKLSDKRVLLILVTTDGDVQNRILHTQTDYEPNQLLEAANFINAHCAGKTLGSLRRTLEAEIHQLRGELVTLLSAAVQQTPQDDADSVLIYGEHHLLASHELAANMERLKQLFELFERKAALLQLLESGCAAQGVQIFIGGESGLAPLDECSVITAPYHVDGQVVGTLGVIGPTRMAYERVIPIVDVTARLLSNALSLS
- the mltB gene encoding lytic murein transglycosylase B; the encoded protein is MPLLRPLLLCLALAATTPARADDALLQREEVGRYLDTVAAEHGFEREALAALFQRVTPQPAILEVFDRPSTSRPWHQFRESFLTSARVVGGARFMRRHAEILQAVQQRYGVPPAIIAAIIGVETQYGRMTGNYRVLDVLTTMAFDYPRRAEFFTQELTQFLLLAREEQSDPLTFMGSYAGAMGWPQFMPSSFRRYAVDWNGDQHRDIWGTPEDVIASVAHYLEQHGWQRHGEQPYQPVNVTPENTLADVLSKPFDLSHSVAELMQRGAVPLHELDASQPAVLFTLETEPGVERHYLGTTNFYVITRYNRSKHYAMAVFELAAAIERAHAEEADLQIPATPPKARARKR
- a CDS encoding GNAT family N-acetyltransferase, with translation MTVPDPILIDVPTRLACARLQLRCPQPGDGAAVHAAVLASLSDLRAWPAALPWARQAPSVTVSERWCRLAQAEFILRQQLSWLILSADGATVLGACGLHQPDWDHGTASLGYWVHRAHQRRGYASEAVGRVCELAFDTLGMQRLSICCDVQNLASARVAERAGFIHEARLRHSHRDPGGLAHDTLLYARIAP
- the mnmC gene encoding bifunctional tRNA (5-methylaminomethyl-2-thiouridine)(34)-methyltransferase MnmD/FAD-dependent 5-carboxymethylaminomethyl-2-thiouridine(34) oxidoreductase MnmC, which encodes MNRIVPARLALSAQGVPYSEAFDDIYHSAEGGLGQARQVFLAGNDLPQAWRGRTLFTIIETGFGQGLNFLATWQAWRADPARSTRLHFVSVELHPFSRDDLALLHARYPELAPLATELRAQWPALTQGMHRLWLDDGRVVLTLGFGDAAHLLPQIEARVDAIYLDGFAPAKNPGLWQVPLFKALWRLSHADTTLASYTVAGAVRRGLTEAGFAVDKVAGFGGKRQMLRGGTARSLRHAASGPGERSALVIGAGLAGSGVAERLAARGWQVTVFDGAVAPASGASGNHAGLMHPSYSRDDNLLARLTRAGCAATRHQLAALAAHGLVVPHRHGGILQLAKHAGQAEAMAQIASAGNWPQLAFLDPGDPAALPGSSRWGGWWFADGATISPSALCRANLVRHPELVTVRTTAMVASLAATAQGWEARDADGAILGCAAVAILANATAARLLTQAEGLPLADAPRVATVVADDPALPVHALAGDAYLTAALDGWRVAGAAPLANGLAQAQADNLASLAAILPHAAPLEAHVCQSRACARPGAPDRLPLIGQLPLPRQDGACHQLRQIARQPGLYGVLAFGSRGLSWTMLAGELLASQLEGEPLPLARALVEAVDPARFMLRSLRSGHA
- a CDS encoding heparin lyase I family protein gives rise to the protein MKTLKTNHLFLAAALFAAAISSTVHGAMDYSRYNNISNYDFEQGAGATPGLAAAWKADKTHGNATYQLTTSNTYLRTTAQLVSFSALPAWGVSRIYQEVAVQPGKEYYASSFVKVTALSNARVEMRIEFLNAAGTVVETRSTDWYQAQTLTKPTADWVNLKLSGTAAATAVKARMAFRASSSAANASGTFIVDAVTLSQTQILLSKLNISPTHEFDSEQTNPGGLTPSTTVVRTPGKSMMVQLRNTDPLVYSGKRAELVKNNVGANRKSYWYGFSVQVPTDWVNDSSMDGIVQWHVTSDPGEISRSPSLALMVQGDKWMILKRWDDKAISTSNDVKTMHQEVIYQAPINKGRWEDWVFEVKWDYLPQAAGGVGYTRVWRNGQLVVSLDAPNSYNDQNQKYFKIGLYKWDWNNGVATQTNYRKLYIDDVRITQGNGVYADVAP
- a CDS encoding DUF2917 domain-containing protein produces the protein MKTTLLQCEGLIALECAAGSELICISGLLWVTQDQSDLIVHPGERCRLHGGGKTLIQAMRTSHFEIVTAQRWWQRMATAIVGPAAASKPATTATAPRTLPAAVCCQATTTVGS
- a CDS encoding aminotransferase-like domain-containing protein, with the translated sequence MNDVRFPAGHRKADTLYHQLAEELAQAIVSGVLQPGEKLPSIRKLSAQRRVSLSTVMEAYRALEDRGLIEARPQSGFYVACAHVLNVPGLTQPPREPSEVVTPPVLWPYQASELKPIRVDFGLAILNPDLYPTQQLQRLLSQVTRHQPRLLADYGKPVGDMELRRHIARRALAWGGQFEADQVLITHGCLEAINLCLRAVTKPGDVVAIESPAYFGLLQMLESFQLKALEIPTHPQTGMSVEALELATRDDRVKACLLLPNFSNPLGCLMPDENKRRLVELLAGRGIPIIEDDLYGEFFHRGERPRPAKAFDRPVEEGGGNVMLCSSFTKMLAPGMRIGWVVAGRWQREIERLKFINTYSTPLVLQQTIARFLENGGYDHHLRRLRRAVAEQVSGAVDAIRRYFPAETRLNVPVGGYVLWVELPAQIDTREVLRDSMAEGINFTPGELFSPSRSYRNCMRICCIETWTTRHEAAIRRLGELVQQRLARAG
- the ftsB gene encoding cell division protein FtsB; the encoded protein is MRILAIVLALMIMLLQWPLWVGKGSWLRVWQLDQELADKRADNESLRERNAALAAEVLDLKTGTDAIEERARNELGMIRKDEVFFQILDRSKPLAPRPAPAAAVTASAPLSR
- the eno gene encoding phosphopyruvate hydratase, which encodes MSAIVDVIAREILDSRGNPTVEADVLLESGVMGRAAVPSGASTGEREALELRDGDKSRYLGKGVLKAVENINTEIVEAIIGLDAAEQAFIDKTMIDLDGTEDKSKLGANAILAVSMAVAKAAAEEAGLPLYRYIGGSGPMSLPVPMMNVINGGEHASNSLDFQEIMIVPAGAPTFREALRYGAEVFHNLKKILHDKHLPTQVGDEGGFAPDVAGPEEAIELILAAIEKAGYKAGSDFFIALDCAASEYFNKDNGTYTFKKGGGRTFTSNEMVDYLEGLVNKYPIISIEDGMGERDWAGWKVLTDRIGGRVQLVGDDLFVTNAKILAEGIDQGICNSILIKVNQIGSLTETLAAVDLAKRNRYTSVMSHRSGETEDATIADLAVATNCMQIKTGSLSRSDRIAKYNQILRIEEELGEAAVYPGINAFYQIKR